In Deinococcus detaillensis, one DNA window encodes the following:
- a CDS encoding TCR/Tet family MFS transporter encodes MRRPQAALVFILITALVDIMGIGLIIPVLPLLVKELSGSAAAGARYIGIFTAVYAVMQFIFAPILGVLSDRYGRRPVLLLSLLGMGLDYLLLAFAPTLWWLFVGRVLAGITGASLTVANAYIADVSAPEDRAKNFGKLGATFGVGFILGPALGGLLGDYGLRVPFMFAAGLALLNMFYGYFVLPESLPPASRGARLSRKNLNPFTPLAALAQYPVILNMAAALIVLGMAGQVIFSTWVLYTEGVLGWTPLQNGVALAAFGLMTAIVQGGFISVSVRWLGERRAILLGLAMGTLEMLVLAFAKTSLLLYVSLIFGALGGLAGPTLQGIISRQVSESEQGKVQGALTAVNSLVGVVGPLLATWVFAYFNGGGSGVRFPGAAFMMGAVFSVIGLGLAWAALRKLPPAAGPTVIEAIEVKTV; translated from the coding sequence ATGCGCCGACCCCAAGCTGCCCTGGTTTTTATTTTGATTACCGCCCTAGTTGACATCATGGGCATCGGGCTGATTATTCCGGTGTTGCCGCTGCTGGTCAAGGAATTGTCGGGTTCGGCGGCGGCGGGGGCGCGGTATATCGGCATTTTTACTGCCGTCTACGCCGTGATGCAGTTTATCTTTGCGCCGATTTTGGGCGTCCTATCTGACCGGTATGGCCGCCGCCCGGTGCTGCTGCTGAGCCTCTTGGGCATGGGGCTGGATTATCTGCTGCTGGCGTTTGCGCCGACGCTGTGGTGGCTGTTTGTGGGCCGCGTCCTGGCGGGCATTACCGGGGCCAGCCTGACAGTCGCCAACGCTTACATTGCCGACGTTTCCGCGCCCGAAGACCGCGCCAAGAATTTCGGCAAGCTGGGCGCGACCTTTGGCGTCGGCTTTATCTTGGGGCCGGCGCTGGGCGGCTTACTGGGCGATTACGGCCTGCGCGTGCCGTTCATGTTCGCGGCGGGGCTGGCCCTGCTCAACATGTTTTACGGCTACTTCGTCTTGCCGGAATCGCTGCCGCCTGCCTCACGCGGCGCGAGGCTGAGCCGCAAAAATCTCAACCCCTTCACGCCTCTGGCCGCGCTGGCCCAGTATCCGGTGATTCTCAACATGGCCGCCGCTCTGATCGTGCTGGGCATGGCCGGGCAAGTCATCTTTTCGACCTGGGTGCTGTACACCGAGGGCGTGCTGGGCTGGACACCGCTGCAAAACGGCGTGGCGCTGGCGGCGTTTGGCCTGATGACCGCCATCGTGCAGGGCGGCTTCATCAGTGTCTCGGTGCGCTGGCTGGGCGAGCGGCGGGCCATTTTGCTGGGGCTGGCGATGGGAACACTGGAAATGCTGGTGCTGGCGTTTGCCAAAACCTCGCTGCTGCTGTATGTCTCGCTGATCTTCGGCGCACTCGGCGGGCTGGCTGGCCCCACCTTGCAGGGCATCATCAGCCGCCAGGTCAGCGAATCCGAGCAGGGCAAAGTGCAGGGCGCACTCACCGCCGTCAACAGTTTGGTGGGCGTGGTGGGGCCGCTGCTCGCCACCTGGGTCTTTGCTTACTTCAACGGCGGCGGCTCGGGAGTGCGCTTTCCGGGAGCCGCGTTTATGATGGGCGCGGTCTTTTCGGTGATCGGACTGGGGCTGGCGTGGGCGGCGCTACGCAAACTGCCTCCCGCTGCCGGGCCTACGGTGATAGAAGCTATTGAAGTCAAAACCGTCTGA
- a CDS encoding isocitrate/isopropylmalate dehydrogenase family protein, with protein sequence MAKYRIALIEGDGIGHEVIPAARRVLDAAGFDAEYIDAEAGYEYFLDHGTSTPQATYDAVENTHATLFGAATSPTDKPDGFKGAIRHLRQKYGLYANVRPTKTRPVPGSYDNVDLVIVRENTQGLYVEQERRYGDTAIADTVITKDASLAIGKFAANLAMQRRKKLMVVHKANVLPVTQGLFLNTILDEVKGMDDLSTSTMIVDNAAMQLVRNPAQFDVLVMTNMFGDILSDLAAGLVGGLGIAASGNIGDKFGIFESVHGSAPDIAGQGVANPTATVLAAVLMLQHLGETEIATRLDNAVNKILQEGPRTRDLGGTAGTEEFTKALIASL encoded by the coding sequence ATGGCTAAATACCGCATTGCACTGATTGAAGGCGACGGCATAGGACACGAAGTGATTCCGGCAGCCCGCCGCGTGCTGGACGCCGCTGGCTTCGACGCCGAGTACATCGACGCCGAAGCAGGCTACGAATATTTCCTCGATCACGGTACGTCCACCCCCCAGGCCACCTACGACGCGGTGGAAAACACCCACGCGACTTTGTTCGGCGCGGCCACCAGCCCCACCGACAAGCCGGACGGCTTCAAGGGCGCGATTCGCCACCTGCGCCAGAAGTACGGATTGTACGCCAATGTGCGCCCCACCAAAACCCGCCCGGTGCCGGGGTCGTATGACAACGTGGACTTGGTGATCGTCCGCGAGAACACCCAGGGCCTGTATGTCGAGCAGGAACGCCGCTACGGCGATACCGCCATTGCCGACACCGTGATCACCAAAGACGCCAGCCTCGCCATCGGCAAATTTGCCGCCAACCTCGCCATGCAGCGCCGCAAGAAACTCATGGTGGTGCACAAGGCCAACGTGCTGCCGGTCACGCAGGGCCTGTTCCTGAACACCATCTTGGACGAAGTTAAAGGCATGGACGACCTCAGCACCAGCACCATGATCGTGGACAACGCCGCCATGCAGCTTGTCCGCAACCCTGCCCAGTTCGACGTGCTGGTCATGACCAACATGTTCGGTGACATCCTCTCCGACCTCGCGGCGGGTCTGGTGGGCGGTCTGGGCATCGCCGCCAGCGGCAACATTGGCGACAAATTCGGCATCTTCGAATCGGTTCACGGCTCGGCCCCCGACATCGCCGGGCAGGGTGTTGCCAACCCCACCGCCACCGTGCTGGCCGCCGTGCTGATGCTCCAGCACTTGGGCGAAACCGAAATTGCCACGCGCCTCGATAACGCTGTCAACAAAATCTTGCAAGAAGGCCCTCGCACCCGCGACCTCGGCGGCACAGCAGGCACCGAAGAATTTACCAAAGCGCTGATTGCTTCCCTGTAA
- a CDS encoding sensor histidine kinase, with product MTDSARLRFLHTLRFRLALLYTLLALLVVGLVSALITAKLLSDLDTQFQARLDERADRLAEAFGSGSSGLGKPATPSGGYAMVVDSGGKVTYANAGVKVYENSPFPFGGKTEVLIQDLLVRTATRELRGYGDGKSFIWVGLPEDALVQARQSAWRLLWIAVLTAPALMMLLGWLVGRRALGGLGRAAQLADRIDPAQTVMPLPLPQQQDEVYRLLTAINRLLARIEMQQGREKQLLGQIVHELGAPLTVLRASLSQATQRTGDADVARAALVADELTFTTQDLMQLARGQLEMKLVWHFIPAGTLQGRLDRLVAGTTFSGDWQSGMVLCDPDRLTQALRNLLANARRAAGAAGWVEIDLSETPQQVRFTVRDSGPGLPSELGESIFDPFVSGSGSSGLGLSVSRQIAQAHGGELSGGNHPQGGAAFSLTLPGPELGDDFGDEDSAEWEEEGSSKAKPN from the coding sequence GTGACCGACTCGGCCCGATTGCGTTTTTTGCACACCCTGCGCTTCCGGCTGGCGCTGCTGTATACCCTGCTGGCGCTGCTGGTGGTGGGGCTGGTCAGTGCGCTGATTACCGCCAAGCTGCTCAGCGACCTCGACACTCAGTTTCAGGCCCGCCTCGATGAACGCGCTGACCGACTCGCTGAGGCCTTCGGCAGTGGCAGTAGCGGCCTGGGCAAGCCCGCCACCCCCAGCGGCGGTTACGCCATGGTCGTGGACAGCGGCGGCAAAGTGACATATGCCAACGCGGGTGTAAAGGTTTACGAAAACTCGCCGTTTCCCTTCGGGGGCAAAACAGAGGTGCTGATTCAAGATTTGCTGGTTCGCACCGCCACCCGTGAGCTGAGAGGCTACGGCGACGGCAAGAGCTTTATCTGGGTCGGCCTGCCTGAAGACGCGCTGGTTCAGGCCCGCCAAAGCGCCTGGCGGCTGCTGTGGATAGCTGTTTTGACCGCGCCGGCTTTGATGATGCTGCTCGGCTGGTTGGTGGGCCGCCGCGCTCTGGGCGGGTTGGGCCGCGCCGCTCAATTGGCTGACCGCATTGATCCGGCCCAAACGGTCATGCCGCTTCCGCTCCCACAGCAGCAAGACGAGGTCTACCGTCTGCTGACCGCCATCAACCGCCTCTTGGCCCGCATCGAAATGCAGCAGGGCCGCGAAAAGCAGCTTCTGGGGCAGATTGTTCACGAACTCGGCGCTCCGCTGACTGTGCTGCGGGCTTCTCTCAGTCAGGCCACCCAGCGCACCGGAGACGCCGACGTGGCCCGCGCCGCGCTGGTCGCTGACGAATTGACCTTCACCACCCAAGATTTGATGCAACTGGCACGCGGTCAGCTCGAAATGAAATTGGTCTGGCATTTCATTCCGGCTGGCACCTTGCAGGGCCGCCTAGACCGCTTGGTGGCGGGCACGACCTTCAGCGGCGACTGGCAAAGCGGCATGGTGCTGTGCGACCCTGACCGGCTGACTCAGGCACTGCGCAATTTGCTGGCCAATGCGCGGCGGGCGGCGGGAGCGGCAGGCTGGGTGGAGATCGACCTCAGCGAAACGCCGCAGCAGGTGCGCTTCACTGTGCGCGACTCTGGACCCGGCCTTCCCTCCGAGCTGGGCGAGAGCATTTTCGATCCGTTCGTCAGCGGCTCGGGCAGCAGTGGGCTGGGCCTCAGCGTCTCGCGCCAAATTGCCCAGGCGCACGGCGGCGAGCTGAGCGGTGGCAATCATCCGCAGGGCGGCGCGGCCTTTAGCCTGACTCTTCCGGGGCCAGAACTGGGCGACGACTTTGGAGATGAAGACAGCGCCGAGTGGGAAGAGGAGGGGAGCAGCAAAGCAAAGCCCAATTAA
- the lepB gene encoding signal peptidase I, producing the protein MNRVWREAILPLLVLWLISTFGLTLARVDGSSMNPTLQTGQAMLLLKSPRWGYAWHLTSLPYRRGDIVIFKAPPDSEYAWETLSILGVWEVRHRSYNIKRVVGVPGDTVEIRGGQLRVNGQKVAEPYVSGGAAQDEAPSRVPPGAVYVLGDNRQLAESVDSRFYGPVSVKDVAGTANISLWPPGRVGGR; encoded by the coding sequence ATGAACCGCGTGTGGCGCGAAGCCATTTTACCGCTGCTGGTGCTGTGGCTGATCTCCACTTTCGGCCTGACCCTTGCCCGCGTAGACGGCAGCAGCATGAACCCCACCTTGCAGACGGGTCAGGCCATGCTGCTGCTCAAGTCTCCGCGCTGGGGCTACGCTTGGCACCTGACCAGCCTCCCCTACCGGCGCGGCGATATCGTCATTTTCAAAGCCCCGCCAGACAGCGAGTACGCTTGGGAGACGCTGAGCATTTTGGGCGTCTGGGAAGTTCGTCACCGTTCCTACAACATCAAGCGGGTGGTGGGGGTGCCGGGCGACACGGTAGAAATCAGGGGCGGGCAACTGCGGGTCAACGGGCAAAAAGTAGCTGAACCCTACGTCAGCGGAGGAGCAGCCCAAGACGAAGCGCCAAGCCGAGTGCCGCCGGGAGCGGTCTACGTGCTGGGCGACAACCGCCAACTCGCTGAAAGTGTGGACTCGCGTTTTTACGGGCCAGTCAGCGTGAAAGACGTGGCGGGCACGGCAAACATCAGTTTGTGGCCACCGGGCCGGGTGGGCGGGCGATAA
- a CDS encoding FKBP-type peptidyl-prolyl cis-trans isomerase: MTNPTELQIDKYHEGNGAPAKKGQMVKVHYTGTLENGTKFDSSRDRGEPIEFQLGVGQVIQGWDDGISQMNVGDKAKLTIPPSLGYGARGAGGVIPPNATLIFDVELVDAR; encoded by the coding sequence ATGACGAATCCCACTGAACTCCAGATCGACAAGTACCACGAAGGCAACGGCGCACCCGCCAAAAAGGGCCAGATGGTCAAAGTGCATTACACCGGCACGCTGGAAAACGGCACCAAGTTCGACAGCAGCCGCGATAGGGGCGAGCCGATTGAGTTTCAGCTCGGCGTGGGCCAGGTCATTCAGGGCTGGGACGACGGCATCTCGCAGATGAATGTCGGCGACAAAGCCAAGCTGACCATTCCGCCCAGCCTGGGCTACGGCGCACGCGGCGCAGGTGGAGTCATTCCGCCCAACGCCACCCTGATCTTTGACGTGGAACTGGTGGACGCCCGCTAA
- a CDS encoding MBL fold metallo-hydrolase RNA specificity domain-containing protein, translating to MNLQSLGAAGTVTGSCHLLTLGGQQLLVDCGLFQGDEHLEARNREAFPFEAGDLSAVLLTHAHLDHVGRLPLLVRRGYKGPIYCTPPTLKLAETVLLDSARLQVEGYKQDVRRARRMNREADVPQPLYDEEDVHRTVALMRPLLEFGQTLAVGQVKVRAERAGHILGSAYLILDSAEGRVICSGDLGNRESGLQQDFTPPPEADAVLIETTYANRTHRPLAETLAEFRDVLNSSVRLGGKILIPSFAIERAQAILYYLKTLMDAGDVPRVPIFLDSPMAARATHEYFEFGDELIPKVREALKSGQDPFKPSTLHVVTSSAESQRINRYDGAAIIIAGNGMMSGGRIQHHLKHQLWKPSTSLVIVSYQSPSSLGGRIVAGAEQVQVLGEDVAVRAHVHTIGGFSAHADQDDLLSWLDTTGQAHIWLVHGEAQVMDEFLPVLAERGRVADRVPRRGAVNLEQTHFAGGKPPGEVDEVSRGVGQAE from the coding sequence ATGAATCTGCAAAGTCTGGGCGCAGCCGGAACCGTCACCGGCAGCTGTCATCTGCTCACGCTCGGCGGCCAGCAACTCCTCGTCGACTGCGGCCTGTTTCAGGGCGACGAGCACTTGGAGGCCCGCAACCGCGAAGCCTTTCCCTTTGAGGCGGGCGACCTCTCGGCGGTGCTGCTGACCCACGCCCACCTCGATCACGTCGGGCGGCTGCCGCTGCTGGTGCGGCGCGGCTATAAAGGCCCGATCTACTGCACTCCGCCGACCCTCAAGCTGGCCGAAACCGTGCTGCTCGACAGCGCCCGCTTGCAGGTGGAAGGCTATAAGCAGGATGTCCGCAGGGCACGCCGGATGAACCGTGAGGCGGACGTGCCGCAGCCCCTCTACGACGAGGAAGACGTTCACCGAACCGTCGCGCTGATGCGCCCCCTGCTGGAATTCGGCCAGACCCTCGCGGTGGGACAGGTCAAAGTGCGGGCCGAGCGGGCCGGGCATATCCTCGGCAGCGCTTACCTGATTCTGGACTCCGCAGAAGGCCGGGTGATCTGCTCCGGCGACCTTGGCAACCGCGAAAGCGGCCTCCAGCAAGACTTCACGCCGCCGCCGGAAGCCGACGCGGTGCTGATCGAAACCACCTACGCCAACCGCACCCACCGCCCCCTGGCAGAGACGCTGGCCGAGTTCAGAGACGTGCTCAACAGCAGCGTGCGGCTCGGCGGCAAAATCCTGATTCCCAGCTTTGCCATCGAGCGGGCGCAGGCGATCTTGTATTACCTCAAAACTCTGATGGACGCTGGAGACGTGCCGCGTGTGCCGATCTTTCTCGATTCTCCGATGGCGGCGCGGGCCACCCATGAATACTTCGAATTCGGTGACGAACTCATTCCCAAAGTCCGCGAAGCCCTTAAGAGCGGCCAAGACCCGTTCAAGCCTTCCACCCTGCACGTCGTGACCAGCAGCGCCGAGTCGCAGCGCATCAACCGCTATGACGGCGCGGCCATCATCATCGCGGGCAACGGCATGATGTCCGGCGGGCGCATCCAGCACCACCTCAAGCACCAGCTCTGGAAGCCCAGCACCAGCCTGGTGATCGTCAGTTACCAGTCGCCCAGCAGCCTCGGCGGGCGCATCGTGGCGGGCGCGGAGCAGGTGCAGGTGTTGGGCGAAGACGTGGCGGTCAGGGCCCACGTGCATACCATCGGCGGCTTCTCGGCCCACGCCGACCAGGACGACTTGCTGAGCTGGCTGGACACCACCGGCCAGGCCCACATCTGGCTGGTTCACGGCGAGGCGCAGGTGATGGACGAATTTCTGCCGGTTCTGGCCGAGCGGGGCCGAGTTGCCGACCGGGTGCCGAGGCGCGGCGCAGTTAACTTGGAGCAGACCCATTTCGCCGGAGGCAAACCGCCAGGTGAGGTGGACGAGGTGAGCAGAGGGGTGGGCCAAGCAGAGTAG
- a CDS encoding nucleoside hydrolase, with amino-acid sequence MTPPPAAPRPVILDGDPGHDDAINILLACSSPELEVLGVTTTYGNVGLERTTHNALVVRELINQTSGADFPIYAGADRPLVVPRLSAESVHGASGLDGPDLPTPKRGAEALHAAEFIIHAVRQRPHQVTLLPTGPLTNLALALRLAPDIAPLIREVVWMGGSLDTGNWTPSAEFNALCDPHAARIVFECAAETGLKLTMFGLNATHQAVANPARVAAFRQLGTKVGEFTAVLLEFFAEHHLERYGWDGGALHDPMTAAYLIEPDLFEVQAMRVDIDISDGLSAGRTVCDVWRVTGQPPNADVALKVDADGFFNLLVERIARYR; translated from the coding sequence ATGACGCCGCCCCCTGCTGCTCCCCGCCCGGTCATTCTCGACGGCGACCCTGGCCACGACGACGCCATCAACATTTTGCTGGCCTGCTCAAGCCCCGAGCTGGAGGTGCTGGGCGTCACCACGACCTACGGCAATGTGGGCCTGGAGCGCACCACCCACAACGCGCTGGTGGTGCGCGAACTCATCAATCAGACTTCGGGCGCAGATTTCCCGATTTATGCTGGCGCTGACCGCCCGCTCGTCGTCCCGCGCCTGAGTGCCGAGTCGGTTCACGGCGCAAGCGGGCTCGACGGCCCCGATCTGCCCACGCCCAAGCGGGGAGCCGAAGCGCTGCACGCCGCTGAGTTCATCATCCATGCGGTTCGTCAGCGGCCCCACCAAGTCACTTTGCTGCCGACTGGCCCCCTCACCAATCTGGCGCTGGCCCTGCGCCTCGCGCCCGATATCGCGCCGCTGATCCGCGAAGTCGTCTGGATGGGCGGCAGCTTGGACACTGGCAACTGGACGCCCAGCGCTGAGTTCAACGCCCTGTGTGACCCGCACGCCGCCCGGATCGTCTTTGAGTGCGCCGCTGAAACGGGCCTCAAGCTGACCATGTTCGGCCTGAATGCCACCCATCAAGCGGTTGCCAATCCGGCGCGGGTGGCGGCTTTCCGGCAGCTCGGCACCAAAGTGGGCGAGTTCACCGCTGTGCTGCTGGAATTTTTTGCCGAGCACCACCTTGAGCGCTACGGCTGGGACGGCGGAGCGCTCCACGACCCGATGACGGCGGCGTATTTGATTGAGCCCGATCTGTTTGAGGTTCAGGCCATGCGGGTAGATATTGACATTTCGGATGGCCTCAGCGCAGGCCGGACGGTGTGCGACGTGTGGCGCGTGACCGGCCAGCCCCCGAACGCAGACGTGGCCCTCAAGGTGGACGCCGACGGCTTTTTCAATTTGTTGGTGGAAAGGATCGCCCGTTACCGCTGA
- a CDS encoding DUF4388 domain-containing protein produces the protein MRAAVLQVSDFVSPQLSVGGPAKGGEVILARVETKKFLLLLTQQAPQLEKDLRRYSRESVKWRIETTGSVAAVMSAYESFPPDLVVLDPALLEGSVESLLEHAKRNWPRTFFLLLSDRPEADFQAVFERFGSLPIIAPESALSVSKAIEKEMVGLVNGTLRGLMLSSFLQMMEWEAKSVSIHVSAAEKWGRIHLYKGKFVSAYVHRQELSNKQAAIEIMMWDNISIAVERSYHNHNNQPTLPLSSLLMDAMVKKDEEAMAPAPPEQNNEPDADAEATSNLDIFSEDAFDDPPEFEFDDAIAVSEEIDEDEMGLYIIQTSVPSSISVPSKEIEKKLLGKPNSRDILVGDILSIDGAVAAALVDYSSGMALDMVGSGIDLELAGAGTTEVVRAQKRSMELLGIEGQIEDMMVTLEQQYHLLYILPGTTLFLYVVLRKEQANLAMARYKLKAAAAQLQL, from the coding sequence GTGAGGGCTGCTGTGCTTCAAGTCAGCGACTTCGTTTCCCCCCAACTTAGTGTCGGCGGCCCCGCCAAAGGAGGTGAAGTTATCCTTGCCCGTGTAGAAACCAAAAAATTCTTGCTGCTGCTGACCCAGCAAGCGCCGCAGCTCGAAAAAGATTTACGGCGGTACAGCCGTGAGTCGGTCAAGTGGCGCATCGAAACGACGGGCAGTGTGGCCGCCGTGATGAGCGCTTACGAGAGCTTCCCGCCGGATTTGGTGGTGCTCGATCCCGCTTTGCTCGAGGGCAGCGTCGAGAGCTTGCTCGAACATGCCAAGCGCAACTGGCCGCGCACCTTCTTTTTGCTGCTCTCTGACCGGCCCGAAGCCGACTTTCAAGCGGTCTTCGAGCGCTTTGGCAGCTTGCCGATCATCGCGCCCGAAAGCGCTTTGAGCGTCAGCAAAGCCATCGAAAAAGAAATGGTCGGCCTGGTCAACGGCACCCTGCGCGGCCTGATGCTCTCCAGCTTTTTGCAGATGATGGAGTGGGAAGCCAAAAGCGTTTCGATTCATGTTTCTGCGGCGGAGAAGTGGGGCCGCATCCATTTGTACAAGGGCAAGTTTGTCAGCGCTTATGTTCACCGCCAAGAACTCAGCAACAAACAAGCCGCCATTGAAATCATGATGTGGGACAACATTTCAATTGCGGTGGAGCGCTCCTACCACAACCACAATAACCAGCCCACTTTGCCGCTGTCTTCTTTGCTGATGGACGCGATGGTTAAAAAAGACGAAGAAGCGATGGCTCCCGCCCCGCCAGAACAGAACAATGAGCCAGATGCAGATGCAGAGGCAACCAGCAATCTGGATATCTTCAGCGAAGACGCCTTTGACGATCCTCCCGAATTTGAATTCGACGACGCCATTGCCGTTTCTGAAGAAATCGACGAAGACGAAATGGGCCTTTATATTATTCAGACTTCCGTGCCCAGCTCTATTTCCGTGCCGAGTAAGGAAATTGAAAAGAAACTCCTTGGCAAACCCAACAGCCGTGACATCCTGGTGGGCGACATTTTATCGATTGACGGTGCGGTGGCGGCGGCCCTGGTGGATTACAGCAGCGGCATGGCGCTGGACATGGTCGGCAGCGGCATCGACTTGGAACTGGCCGGAGCCGGAACCACCGAAGTGGTCAGGGCGCAAAAGCGCTCGATGGAACTGCTCGGCATTGAGGGCCAGATTGAAGACATGATGGTGACTCTGGAGCAGCAGTACCACCTGCTGTATATCTTGCCGGGAACCACTTTGTTTTTGTATGTGGTGCTGCGCAAAGAGCAGGCCAATCTGGCAATGGCCCGTTACAAACTCAAGGCGGCGGCGGCGCAGCTCCAGCTCTGA